A stretch of the Aegilops tauschii subsp. strangulata cultivar AL8/78 chromosome 4, Aet v6.0, whole genome shotgun sequence genome encodes the following:
- the LOC109782096 gene encoding uncharacterized protein produces MALGSTTRQVWDSIAILFHDNKKSHALAHDAEFHNTPQGDKSIHDYCAKLKSLADALSDVGQNISDETLVLTVLRGLNEQFNHLRSFLPFQVSFPLFLQTHSTLVLEETQKKTYAKNEAATVLWASGNNILPHTGSERAPSPVRGIGYNGNESHNTSNHPIAPYSNPGRGGGTSGRRGRGDGRDNPWMFNPWTGLPTRAQHQQQAPMVPWQPRWRAPNTGVLGPRPGPASFQAYTAYGPQNSNNSAMMPPPSAGYPGGPQQHQLDPALLNAL; encoded by the coding sequence ATGGCTCTCGGCTCCACGACGCGACAAGTCTGGGACTCCATCGCCATTCTCTTCCATGACAACAAGAAAAGCCATGCGTTAGCACATGATGCCGAGTTTCACAACACACCGCAAGGAGACAAGTCCATCCACGACTACTGCGCCAAGCTCAAGTCCCTTGCTGATGCTCTCAGCGATGTCGGCCAGAACATCTCCGACGAAACTCTCGTCCTTACAGTGCTCCGCGGCCTCAACGAGCAATTCAACCATCTTCGGTCTTTTCTCCCGTTCCAGGTGTCGTTTCCTTTGTTCCTACAGACACATTCGACGCTTGTCCTCGAGGAGACCCAGAAGAAGACATACGCCAAAAACGAGGCCGCTACGGTGCTATGGGCCAGCGGCAACAACATCCTTCCTCACACCGGCAGCGAGCGTGCTCCTTCTCCTGTACGCGGCATCGGCTATAATGGCAACGAGTCCCACAATACCTCTAACCACCCCATCGCACCCTACTCTAACCCTGGCCGTGGCGGTGGCACTAGCGGACGTCGCGGGCGTGGCGATGGCCGCGACAACCCGTGGATGTTCAATCCTTGGACCGGCCTCCCGACTCGTGCTCAACATCAACAGCAGGCTCCCATGGTGCCATGGCAGCCCCGCTGGCGTGCTCCCAACACCGGTGTATTGGGCCCTCGCCCTGGCCCTGCTTCTTTTCAGGCGTACACCGCCTACGGCCCCCAGAACAGCAACAACAGCGCCATGATGCCGCCCCCATCTGCCGGTTATCCAGGAGGTCCACAACAACATCAGCTTGATCCAGCTCTCCTCAACGCTCTTTAG